A stretch of the Streptomyces ortus genome encodes the following:
- a CDS encoding HNH endonuclease family protein → MTFWTRTAGAAALLVAATGCTAETTGAAGPQQPAGAGGAALTAVDSLTVKGRAPKTGYDRDKFGTAWADTDSNGCDTRDDILKRDLKEVKFSDGDCSVKSGTLDPDPYTDKDVTFVRGGRSEVDIDHLVALSDAWQKGAGKWDPSKRIALANDPLNLLAVDAGRNRSKGDGDTATWLPPHKAYRCTYVAGQVAVKKKYELWVTEAEKAAMKKVLSACPGQKLPTGGTSTQAPSRFHAD, encoded by the coding sequence GTGACGTTCTGGACCAGGACCGCAGGCGCCGCGGCCCTGCTGGTCGCCGCGACCGGCTGCACCGCGGAGACGACCGGTGCCGCCGGCCCCCAGCAGCCGGCCGGCGCGGGCGGAGCCGCCCTCACCGCGGTCGACTCACTGACCGTCAAGGGCAGGGCACCCAAGACGGGGTACGACCGGGACAAGTTCGGCACCGCCTGGGCCGACACCGACTCGAACGGCTGCGACACCCGCGACGACATCCTCAAACGGGACCTGAAGGAGGTGAAGTTCAGCGACGGCGACTGCAGCGTGAAGTCGGGGACGCTCGATCCCGACCCGTACACCGACAAGGACGTCACCTTCGTGCGCGGCGGGCGCAGCGAGGTCGACATAGACCATCTCGTCGCCCTGTCGGACGCCTGGCAGAAGGGCGCCGGGAAATGGGACCCCAGTAAGCGGATAGCTCTGGCCAACGATCCGTTGAACCTCCTCGCCGTCGACGCCGGGCGCAACCGCAGCAAGGGGGACGGCGACACCGCGACCTGGCTCCCGCCGCACAAGGCGTACCGCTGCACGTACGTGGCCGGGCAGGTGGCCGTGAAGAAGAAGTACGAGCTGTGGGTCACCGAGGCGGAGAAGGCCGCGATGAAGAAGGTGCTGTCCGCCTGCCCGGGGCAGAAGCTCCCCACGGGCGGTACGTCGACGCAGGCGCCGAGCCGGTTCCACGCCGACTGA
- a CDS encoding SurA N-terminal domain-containing protein: protein MHRRRRTAFLLTAALVTAAPLLTACGSEAHPGAAAVVGDDRITVSQLENRVNEVRTAQRAATTGEAQYEQAIAKSGGLTRDTLHGMVLDKVLHRAADDAGVSVTRKEIQEARTGLEQQAGGAKALEVSWLQQYGVPPERLDDNLRVQIEAQKLAAALGTDTSRPDFWKALSEASKKLDVDLNPRYGSWDVEKSSRVDAKLPWVRDITAASQKPA from the coding sequence TTGCACCGCCGCCGTCGCACCGCGTTCCTGCTCACCGCCGCACTCGTCACCGCGGCCCCCCTCCTGACCGCCTGTGGCAGCGAGGCGCATCCCGGTGCCGCGGCCGTCGTCGGCGACGACCGCATCACGGTCTCCCAGCTGGAGAACCGGGTGAACGAGGTACGGACCGCACAGCGGGCCGCCACCACGGGCGAGGCGCAGTACGAGCAGGCCATCGCCAAGTCCGGTGGCCTCACCCGCGACACCCTGCACGGCATGGTCCTCGACAAGGTGCTGCACCGGGCCGCCGACGACGCGGGCGTGAGCGTCACCCGCAAGGAGATCCAGGAGGCCCGCACCGGCCTGGAACAGCAGGCAGGGGGCGCGAAGGCCCTCGAAGTGAGCTGGCTCCAGCAGTACGGAGTGCCGCCCGAGCGGCTCGACGACAACCTCCGCGTCCAGATCGAGGCCCAGAAGCTCGCCGCCGCCCTCGGTACGGACACCAGCCGGCCGGACTTCTGGAAGGCGCTGTCCGAGGCGTCCAAGAAGCTGGACGTCGACCTGAACCCCCGGTACGGCAGCTGGGACGTCGAGAAGAGCAGCCGCGTCGACGCCAAGCTCCCGTGGGTGCGCGACATCACGGCGGCGAGCCAGAAGCCGGCGTGA
- a CDS encoding nucleoside triphosphate pyrophosphohydrolase, whose protein sequence is MGYVRGVNESSPGRIVLLTTSHRVAPGLLSWPAWQALHGADRVLCADGAHPQLPYLREAGIEVEETAPGAQELVDACAGGRTVTVVATGEGEPRLTDGLARLAGTGRVRMPDLELLPASYDLPGARLLDLVQVMDRIRLECPWSSQQTHKGLAKYGIEEAYELVEAIEEGDRDELREELGDVLLQVVFHSRIAEEGSADDGSEPFSIDDVAAGIVTKLIHRHPHVFGDETASTPEEVKEHWLRTKAEEKRRTSVTEGVPLGQPALALAAKLASRARTAGLDAPLPQGEGIGYELLALAVRAEESGVDPEAALRAAARTYRDAIRASES, encoded by the coding sequence GTGGGTTACGTTCGGGGGGTGAACGAATCCAGCCCCGGGCGCATCGTCCTGCTCACCACCAGCCACCGCGTCGCGCCCGGACTGCTGTCCTGGCCCGCCTGGCAGGCGCTGCACGGCGCCGACCGCGTCCTGTGCGCGGACGGCGCCCACCCGCAGCTGCCGTACCTGCGTGAGGCGGGCATCGAGGTAGAGGAGACCGCGCCCGGCGCCCAGGAGCTGGTCGACGCCTGTGCCGGGGGGCGCACGGTCACCGTCGTCGCCACCGGCGAGGGCGAACCGCGCCTGACCGACGGCCTGGCCCGGCTGGCCGGCACGGGACGGGTGCGGATGCCCGACCTCGAACTGCTCCCCGCCTCGTACGACCTGCCGGGCGCCCGCCTCCTCGACCTCGTCCAGGTGATGGACCGCATCCGCCTCGAATGCCCCTGGTCCTCGCAGCAGACCCACAAGGGCCTCGCCAAATACGGCATCGAGGAGGCGTACGAACTCGTCGAGGCCATCGAGGAGGGCGACCGGGACGAACTGCGCGAGGAGCTCGGCGACGTACTGCTCCAGGTCGTCTTCCACTCCCGGATCGCCGAGGAGGGCAGCGCGGACGACGGTTCGGAGCCCTTCTCCATCGACGACGTCGCGGCCGGCATTGTCACCAAGCTGATCCACCGCCACCCGCATGTGTTCGGCGACGAGACCGCCTCCACACCGGAGGAGGTCAAGGAGCACTGGCTGCGCACCAAGGCCGAGGAGAAGCGGCGGACGTCCGTCACGGAGGGCGTTCCGCTCGGCCAGCCCGCCCTGGCGCTGGCCGCCAAGCTGGCCTCCCGCGCGCGTACGGCCGGCCTCGACGCCCCGCTGCCCCAGGGCGAGGGCATCGGCTACGAACTCCTGGCCCTGGCCGTCCGGGCCGAGGAATCGGGCGTGGACCCGGAAGCGGCCCTCAGAGCAGCAGCCCGCACGTACCGGGACGCCATACGGGCATCGGAGTCCTGA
- a CDS encoding transglycosylase family protein, whose protein sequence is MLSGNGRHRRPRQAPALLVAAGVAGSAIAIPLLGASGASAASGTTWDAVAECESGGSWSADTGNGLYGGLQMSQETWEQNGGLDYAPSADQASRSQQIAVAEKILAAQGTSAWVTCGLVAGLTQDSDSADVDTGLAEDSASPSADADAAKGSESAKSDLSQDGDSKADDKSASESQGSDSSSAGGKAKGDDSDKSYQNDEASDDTAADSSGRHRGGSAEEVDMAPRADDYAGRHASRSDSTSRVLADEGSYAVRSGDSLSSIADSLGVDGGWSELYAENKDSIGADPDFIIPGQRLAVDG, encoded by the coding sequence ATGCTCTCCGGGAACGGCCGTCATCGTCGCCCCCGCCAGGCTCCGGCGCTCCTCGTCGCCGCCGGCGTGGCCGGATCGGCCATCGCGATCCCCCTGCTCGGCGCGAGCGGCGCGAGTGCCGCCAGCGGTACGACCTGGGACGCGGTCGCCGAGTGCGAGAGCGGTGGCTCCTGGAGCGCCGACACCGGCAACGGGCTCTACGGCGGCCTCCAGATGAGCCAGGAGACCTGGGAGCAGAACGGCGGCCTCGACTACGCGCCGAGCGCCGACCAGGCCAGCCGTTCGCAGCAGATAGCCGTCGCCGAGAAGATCCTCGCGGCCCAGGGGACGAGCGCCTGGGTGACCTGTGGTCTCGTCGCCGGCCTGACGCAGGACTCCGACTCCGCCGACGTCGACACCGGCCTCGCCGAGGACTCCGCGAGCCCGTCGGCCGACGCGGACGCGGCCAAGGGGAGCGAGAGCGCGAAGTCCGACTTGTCCCAGGACGGCGATTCGAAGGCCGACGACAAGTCCGCCTCGGAGTCGCAGGGCTCGGACAGTTCGTCCGCGGGCGGCAAGGCGAAGGGTGACGACTCGGACAAGTCGTACCAGAACGACGAGGCTTCGGACGACACGGCCGCGGACAGTTCCGGCCGTCACCGGGGCGGCAGTGCCGAAGAGGTCGACATGGCGCCCCGCGCCGACGACTACGCCGGCCGGCACGCCTCGCGCAGCGACAGCACCTCGCGCGTCCTCGCCGACGAGGGCTCGTACGCGGTCCGTTCCGGGGACAGTCTGTCCAGCATCGCCGACTCCCTTGGCGTCGACGGCGGATGGAGCGAGCTCTACGCCGAGAACAAGGACAGCATCGGCGCCGACCCGGACTTCATCATCCCCGGTCAGCGCCTCGCGGTCGACGGCTGA
- a CDS encoding globin domain-containing protein, producing MDPEILRTSFAVVERRAEFALKYFYSHLFWHHPDVRALFPLDSPADKERQRDRLFTALALVVARLEEPGLHEYLRVLGRDHRKYLARPEHYTAVGDSLIAAFAAVSGSAWSDEVAKAWTEAYALITDVMLEGAGESESQGQPSWWDAEVVGRTGLPGCTGREGDLAVLTLRPDRPLPHLPGQYVSVGSPRVPGVWRPYSVGNAPRGDGTLDLHISLVAGGALSPELVRRTRRGDVLRLGAPGGRLTLRAPVERPLTFIAAGTGWAPVKALLEQLGRAPCAYDEARLFVVAREVAYLYDRAVLDGLRTRLPWLDVTVLTPAPGRPKAQATERLLTALGNRANWARHDVYLAGPPGLVAGISSVLPGLGAEPGRVFFDELPCTGVGRERGVGPGAWLLRRPRPR from the coding sequence GTGGACCCCGAAATACTCCGGACCAGTTTCGCGGTCGTCGAAAGGCGGGCCGAGTTCGCGCTCAAGTACTTCTACTCGCATCTGTTCTGGCACCACCCCGATGTCCGCGCCCTGTTCCCGCTGGACTCCCCGGCGGACAAGGAACGCCAGCGGGACCGTCTGTTCACCGCTCTGGCGCTCGTCGTCGCCCGCCTGGAAGAGCCGGGACTCCACGAGTACCTGCGGGTTCTGGGGCGGGACCACCGGAAGTACCTGGCGCGCCCCGAGCACTACACGGCCGTGGGCGACAGTCTGATCGCCGCGTTCGCCGCCGTGTCCGGGTCCGCCTGGAGCGATGAGGTGGCGAAGGCCTGGACCGAGGCGTACGCGCTGATCACGGACGTCATGCTGGAAGGCGCGGGCGAGTCGGAGAGCCAGGGGCAGCCGTCCTGGTGGGACGCCGAGGTCGTCGGCCGCACCGGACTGCCCGGGTGCACCGGGCGCGAGGGCGATCTCGCCGTGCTGACGCTCCGTCCGGACCGGCCTCTCCCCCATCTGCCGGGCCAGTACGTGAGCGTCGGCAGCCCCAGGGTGCCGGGTGTCTGGCGGCCGTACTCCGTCGGCAACGCGCCCCGCGGCGACGGCACCCTCGATCTGCACATCAGCCTCGTCGCGGGCGGCGCGCTGTCGCCCGAACTGGTCCGGCGCACGCGGCGGGGCGATGTGCTGCGGCTGGGCGCGCCGGGTGGCCGGCTCACCCTCCGTGCGCCCGTGGAGCGGCCCCTCACCTTCATCGCGGCGGGTACCGGGTGGGCGCCGGTGAAGGCGCTGCTCGAGCAGTTGGGGCGGGCGCCCTGCGCGTACGACGAGGCGCGGCTGTTCGTGGTGGCCCGCGAGGTCGCGTACCTCTATGACCGGGCCGTGCTCGACGGGTTGCGCACGCGGCTGCCCTGGCTGGACGTCACCGTGCTGACACCCGCGCCGGGGCGCCCGAAGGCCCAGGCCACGGAGCGGCTGCTGACGGCTCTGGGGAACCGGGCGAACTGGGCGCGCCACGATGTGTATCTGGCGGGGCCGCCGGGGTTGGTGGCGGGGATCTCCTCCGTGCTTCCCGGGCTCGGGGCGGAGCCGGGGCGGGTGTTCTTCGACGAACTCCCCTGCACGGGAGTGGGCCGCGAGCGGGGGGTGGGGCCGGGGGCGTGGTTGCTGCGGCGGCCTCGGCCGCGGTAG
- a CDS encoding serine/threonine-protein kinase gives MTVAPGRVITGRYELSTLIGQGGMGQVWTAYDQRLDRRVAVKLLRPDKVAGQEAEELRRRFVRECRVTAQVDHPGLVTVHDAGSEGEELFLVMQYVDGADLGDHLAEHDPYPWQWAVSVAAQLCAVLSAVHAVPIVHRDLKPRNVMIKQDGTVTVLDLGVASVMDTDTTRLTHTGSPIGSPAYMAPEQAMGGAVGPYTDLYALGVLLHELLSGDVPFSGSTALGVLHRHLYEPPLPVRRLRPEVPEALEALVLRLLSKDPQHRPDSAQETYEQLLPLLPARGIPSGGPLDPTRPFLRPHAPWPDRARTPAAQPQAAPAVEKPDVAGAVDEVKRLLGEGRITQAVDILGQILPAAAAQHGEHSPVVRTLRKQYAATLMDDGQYRRALPELRRLADERATEAGRADPQSLRFRYEAAQCLEQLGEPAAALAEYRALLPYYENQYVAQDAELSFEVRRRIGHLLLALGDRAAAHDTLARLQYDVERLRGPGHPLVSDIGRTLQWLGQVRG, from the coding sequence ATGACCGTGGCGCCGGGACGGGTGATCACCGGCCGCTACGAACTGTCCACGCTCATCGGGCAGGGCGGCATGGGCCAGGTGTGGACGGCGTACGACCAGCGCCTCGACCGGCGCGTCGCCGTCAAGCTGCTGCGGCCCGACAAGGTCGCGGGCCAGGAGGCCGAAGAACTGCGCCGCCGCTTCGTGCGCGAGTGCCGCGTCACCGCGCAGGTCGACCACCCCGGCCTGGTCACGGTCCACGACGCGGGCAGCGAGGGCGAGGAGCTGTTCCTCGTCATGCAGTACGTCGACGGGGCCGACCTCGGCGACCACCTCGCCGAGCACGACCCCTACCCCTGGCAGTGGGCCGTCTCGGTCGCCGCGCAACTGTGCGCCGTGCTCTCCGCCGTGCACGCCGTTCCGATCGTCCACCGCGACCTCAAACCGCGGAACGTCATGATCAAGCAGGACGGCACGGTCACCGTCCTCGACCTCGGCGTCGCGTCCGTGATGGACACCGACACCACCCGCCTCACGCACACCGGCTCACCCATCGGATCGCCCGCCTACATGGCTCCCGAGCAGGCGATGGGCGGCGCGGTCGGCCCGTACACCGACCTGTACGCGCTCGGGGTGCTGCTGCACGAACTCCTCAGCGGGGACGTGCCGTTCTCGGGATCGACCGCCCTCGGCGTGCTGCACCGCCACCTCTACGAGCCGCCCCTGCCGGTCCGCCGGCTGCGCCCCGAGGTGCCCGAGGCGCTCGAAGCCCTCGTGCTGCGGCTGCTCTCCAAGGACCCGCAGCACCGCCCGGACTCGGCGCAGGAGACGTACGAGCAGCTGCTGCCGCTGCTCCCCGCGCGCGGGATCCCGTCCGGCGGGCCGCTCGACCCCACCCGCCCCTTTCTGCGCCCGCACGCCCCCTGGCCGGACCGCGCCCGCACCCCCGCGGCGCAGCCGCAGGCCGCGCCCGCCGTCGAGAAACCCGATGTCGCGGGAGCCGTCGACGAGGTCAAACGGCTCCTCGGCGAGGGCCGCATCACCCAGGCCGTCGACATCCTCGGCCAGATCCTGCCGGCCGCCGCCGCCCAGCACGGCGAGCACTCACCGGTCGTGCGCACCCTGCGCAAGCAGTACGCGGCCACGCTGATGGACGACGGCCAGTACCGCCGCGCCCTGCCCGAACTGCGCCGCCTCGCCGACGAACGGGCCACCGAGGCGGGCCGGGCCGACCCGCAGTCCCTGCGTTTTCGCTACGAGGCCGCCCAGTGCCTCGAACAGCTCGGCGAACCGGCGGCGGCGCTCGCCGAATACCGCGCGCTGCTGCCGTACTACGAGAACCAGTACGTCGCCCAGGACGCCGAACTCTCCTTCGAGGTGCGCCGGCGCATCGGGCATCTGCTCCTCGCGCTCGGCGACCGGGCCGCCGCCCACGACACGCTGGCCCGGCTCCAGTACGACGTCGAACGGCTCCGGGGCCCCGGCCACCCGCTGGTGAGCGACATCGGCCGGACCCTGCAGTGGCTCGGGCAGGTCCGCGGCTGA
- a CDS encoding N-6 DNA methylase, producing MQENGTEVTAAGIARLAGVGRAAVSNWRRRHADFPKPVGGTETSPSFALTEIEDWLRAQGKLAEVPLRERVWQQVAGHPQGPVTALIHVGCVLLLVHDRPTVWLEVSAGSDARLAELLPTPLDQVLTPRFGAIRKRAVATPAADRLRPSAPLLRAAAELAAELDARKAYEFLLGRHLDANPRQYTLTPPGLAALMADLAGPATTVLDPACGTGALLRAVATAPGTPATEEQHLNGQDSAPELAALTALRLALHTRAVVRTAAADTLREDAYASLRADAVVCHPPFNERNWGHDELAYDPRWEYGFPARTESELAWVQHALARLREGGVAVLLMPPAAASRRSGRRIRADLLRRGALRAVIALPPGAAPPYNLPLHLWVLRKPAVAARSAQPEVLLADTGVFTADSRGGLDWQAVRTAVLGAWRPFDRTGTVPEQPGLSRCVPVIELLDDDVDLAPARHLPPSAAGGGAGRLADVRDSLGESLRLTDRLTPPPAAPRAPVRWPLTTIGELARGGALRLRTGGNGGHARVPVLTDHDVLAGAAPSGSLPESDEEAVLTEAGDVVVPVLGGGSIARVVDEATAGAALGRNLALLRPDPAALDPWFLAGFLRGTANNRQASSYASTATRLDVRRLQLPRLPLEQQRVYGERFRALAEFEETLRLAGRLGEQLVRGMYDGLTDGTVEPG from the coding sequence GTGCAGGAGAACGGGACAGAGGTCACCGCCGCCGGGATCGCCCGGCTCGCCGGAGTCGGCCGCGCCGCCGTCAGCAACTGGCGCCGCCGCCACGCCGACTTCCCCAAGCCCGTCGGCGGCACCGAGACCAGCCCCTCCTTCGCGCTCACCGAGATCGAGGACTGGCTGCGCGCCCAGGGCAAGCTGGCCGAGGTCCCCCTGCGCGAGCGCGTCTGGCAGCAGGTCGCCGGACACCCGCAGGGCCCCGTCACGGCCCTGATCCACGTCGGCTGCGTCCTGCTGCTCGTCCACGACCGGCCCACGGTCTGGCTGGAGGTGAGCGCCGGCTCCGACGCCCGGCTCGCCGAGCTGCTGCCGACGCCCCTCGACCAGGTCCTCACCCCGCGCTTCGGCGCGATCCGCAAACGGGCCGTCGCCACACCGGCCGCCGACCGACTGCGGCCGTCCGCCCCCCTGTTGCGCGCCGCGGCCGAACTCGCCGCCGAACTGGACGCGCGCAAGGCGTACGAGTTCCTGCTCGGCAGGCACCTCGACGCGAACCCCCGCCAGTACACGCTCACACCGCCCGGCCTCGCCGCCCTGATGGCCGACCTCGCAGGACCGGCCACCACCGTCCTCGACCCGGCCTGCGGCACCGGCGCCCTGCTGCGTGCGGTGGCCACCGCACCGGGTACACCCGCCACCGAGGAGCAGCACCTCAACGGCCAGGACAGCGCACCCGAGCTGGCGGCCCTGACGGCACTGCGCCTCGCCCTGCACACCCGCGCCGTCGTCCGCACGGCCGCGGCCGACACCCTGCGCGAGGACGCGTACGCGAGCCTGCGGGCCGACGCAGTCGTGTGCCACCCGCCGTTCAACGAGCGCAACTGGGGGCACGACGAGCTGGCCTACGACCCCCGCTGGGAGTACGGCTTCCCGGCCCGTACCGAGTCCGAACTGGCCTGGGTGCAGCACGCGTTGGCCCGCCTCAGGGAAGGCGGCGTCGCCGTCCTCCTGATGCCCCCCGCCGCCGCGTCCCGCCGTTCCGGCCGCCGCATCCGCGCGGACCTGCTGCGCCGCGGCGCCCTGCGCGCGGTGATCGCCCTGCCGCCGGGCGCGGCACCCCCGTACAACCTCCCGCTGCATCTGTGGGTGCTGCGCAAGCCCGCCGTCGCCGCGCGGAGCGCGCAGCCCGAGGTGCTGCTCGCCGACACGGGCGTGTTCACCGCGGACAGCCGCGGCGGCCTCGACTGGCAGGCCGTGCGCACCGCCGTCCTCGGCGCCTGGCGGCCCTTCGACCGCACCGGCACCGTGCCGGAACAGCCGGGCCTCAGCCGCTGCGTGCCGGTCATCGAACTCCTCGACGACGACGTCGACCTGGCCCCGGCCCGCCATCTGCCGCCCTCCGCGGCCGGCGGCGGCGCCGGACGACTGGCCGACGTGCGCGACAGCCTGGGCGAGAGCCTCCGGCTGACCGACCGCCTCACCCCGCCCCCCGCCGCTCCGCGCGCGCCCGTCCGCTGGCCGCTCACCACGATCGGTGAACTGGCGCGCGGGGGCGCACTCCGGTTGCGTACGGGAGGAAACGGCGGGCACGCGCGTGTGCCCGTCCTCACCGACCACGACGTCCTCGCCGGAGCGGCACCTTCCGGGTCGTTGCCCGAGAGCGACGAGGAGGCCGTGCTCACCGAGGCGGGGGACGTCGTCGTGCCCGTGCTCGGCGGCGGCTCCATCGCGCGCGTGGTCGACGAGGCGACCGCGGGCGCCGCCCTCGGCCGCAACCTCGCGCTGCTGCGGCCCGATCCGGCCGCGCTCGACCCGTGGTTCCTCGCCGGTTTCCTGCGGGGCACCGCCAACAACCGGCAGGCCAGCAGCTACGCGTCCACCGCGACCCGGCTCGACGTACGCCGCCTCCAACTGCCCCGGCTGCCCCTGGAACAGCAGCGCGTCTACGGCGAACGGTTCCGCGCGCTCGCCGAGTTCGAGGAGACCCTGCGGCTCGCGGGACGCCTCGGGGAACAGTTGGTGCGCGGCATGTACGACGGTCTGACGGACGGCACGGTCGAGCCCGGCTGA
- a CDS encoding N-acetyltransferase, whose amino-acid sequence MVLTIASLAERPEMYDAVTGMADTWPEFIRNDLVGNAHYGRIAVELPEYVLFAEDGSGEVVAHAYSVPFALGDEGPDGAEGPGALPSRGWDEVLAGAFGDLRRGVAPDTVSAISIVVAPHAQGTGLSARMLSAMRDNARAKGFGEVVAPVRPSAKHVEPWAVMEEYAFRTREDGLPHDPWLRVHVRAGGRIETVAPASMTVAASLDEWREWTGLPFDKEGQVEVPGALVPVHCEPSRGYAVYVEPNVWVRHAL is encoded by the coding sequence ATGGTGCTGACAATCGCGAGCCTCGCCGAGCGTCCGGAGATGTACGACGCGGTGACGGGGATGGCCGACACCTGGCCCGAGTTCATCCGCAACGACCTCGTCGGCAACGCGCACTACGGCCGGATCGCCGTGGAACTGCCGGAGTACGTGCTGTTCGCCGAGGACGGGAGCGGCGAGGTGGTCGCGCACGCCTACAGCGTGCCGTTCGCCCTCGGCGACGAAGGGCCGGACGGGGCCGAAGGGCCGGGCGCGTTGCCGTCCCGGGGCTGGGACGAGGTGCTGGCGGGGGCGTTCGGGGATCTGCGCCGGGGCGTCGCACCCGACACCGTGAGCGCCATCTCGATCGTCGTCGCCCCGCATGCCCAGGGCACCGGCCTGTCGGCGCGGATGCTCTCCGCGATGCGCGACAACGCCCGGGCCAAGGGATTCGGCGAGGTCGTCGCGCCGGTGCGGCCGAGCGCGAAGCATGTGGAGCCGTGGGCGGTGATGGAGGAGTACGCGTTCCGGACGCGTGAGGACGGGCTGCCGCACGACCCGTGGCTGCGGGTGCACGTCCGGGCGGGCGGGCGCATCGAGACGGTGGCACCGGCGTCGATGACCGTCGCCGCGTCGCTGGACGAGTGGCGGGAGTGGACGGGGCTGCCGTTCGACAAGGAGGGCCAGGTCGAGGTGCCCGGCGCGCTGGTGCCGGTGCACTGCGAGCCGTCGCGCGGGTACGCGGTGTACGTCGAGCCCAACGTGTGGGTGCGGCACGCGCTTTGA
- a CDS encoding cytochrome P450 family protein — protein sequence MTETPAQPPVQPPAQPPAPTPGQPVPELFSWEFATDPYPAYAWLREHAPVHRTKLPSGVEAWLVTRYADAKQALADGRLSKNPAHHDEPAHAKGKTGIPGERKAELMTHLLNIDPPDHTRLRRLVSKAFTPRRVAEFGSRVQELTDQLIDEFAGKGEADLIHDFAFPLPIYAICDLLGVPREDQDDFRDWAGMMIRHGGGPRGGVARSVKKMRGYLAELIHRKRQELTDVPAPGEDLISGLIRASDHGEHLSENEAAAMAFILLFAGFETTVNLIGNGTYALLTHPGERRRLQDSLAAGRTDLLATGVEELLRYDGPVELATWRFATEPLSVGGQDIAAGDPVLVVLAAADRDPERFQHPDTLDLSRRDNQHLGYGHGIHYCLGAPLARLEGQTALATLLTRLPDLQLAGDSADLRWRGGLIMRGLRTLPVEFTPVATS from the coding sequence GTGACCGAAACGCCTGCACAGCCGCCCGTACAGCCGCCTGCCCAGCCGCCCGCGCCGACCCCGGGGCAGCCCGTCCCCGAACTCTTCAGCTGGGAGTTCGCCACCGATCCCTACCCGGCGTACGCCTGGCTCCGCGAGCACGCTCCCGTGCACCGGACGAAACTGCCCAGCGGGGTGGAGGCCTGGCTCGTCACCCGTTACGCGGACGCCAAGCAGGCCCTCGCCGACGGCCGGCTCAGCAAGAACCCCGCCCATCACGACGAGCCCGCGCACGCGAAGGGCAAGACCGGCATCCCGGGCGAGCGCAAGGCCGAGCTGATGACGCATCTGCTCAACATCGACCCGCCGGACCACACCCGGCTGCGGCGGCTCGTCAGCAAGGCGTTCACGCCCCGGCGGGTGGCCGAATTCGGCTCCCGGGTGCAGGAGTTGACCGACCAGCTGATCGACGAGTTCGCCGGGAAGGGGGAGGCGGACCTCATCCACGACTTCGCCTTCCCGCTCCCCATCTACGCCATCTGCGATCTCCTCGGTGTCCCGCGCGAGGACCAGGACGACTTCCGTGACTGGGCCGGGATGATGATCCGGCACGGGGGCGGCCCCAGGGGCGGCGTCGCCCGGTCGGTCAAGAAGATGCGCGGCTACCTCGCCGAGCTGATCCACCGCAAGCGCCAGGAACTGACGGACGTGCCCGCCCCGGGCGAGGACCTGATCTCCGGTCTCATCCGGGCCTCCGACCACGGCGAGCACCTCAGCGAGAACGAGGCCGCGGCGATGGCCTTCATCCTCCTGTTCGCCGGTTTCGAGACGACCGTGAACCTCATCGGGAACGGCACCTACGCCCTGCTCACCCACCCCGGAGAGCGGCGGCGGCTGCAGGACTCCCTGGCGGCCGGCCGCACGGACCTGCTCGCGACCGGCGTCGAGGAACTGCTCCGCTACGACGGGCCCGTGGAGCTGGCCACCTGGCGGTTCGCGACCGAACCGCTCAGCGTCGGCGGGCAGGACATCGCCGCCGGTGACCCCGTCCTCGTCGTGCTCGCGGCGGCCGACCGCGATCCCGAGCGGTTCCAGCATCCGGACACGCTCGACCTCTCCCGCCGTGACAACCAACACCTCGGTTACGGGCACGGCATCCACTACTGCCTCGGCGCGCCCCTCGCCCGGCTGGAGGGGCAGACGGCACTGGCGACGCTGCTGACCCGGCTGCCCGACCTGCAACTCGCGGGAGATTCGGCTGATTTGAGGTGGCGCGGCGGGCTCATCATGCGGGGGTTGCGCACGCTTCCGGTGGAGTTCACCCCGGTCGCGACGTCTTGA